The following are encoded in a window of Cryobacterium sp. CG_9.6 genomic DNA:
- the paaA gene encoding 1,2-phenylacetyl-CoA epoxidase subunit PaaA, whose protein sequence is MTTPAGPYALAPDASAESAALSPDEQQFNDLIAADSRIEPRDWMPEAYRKSLVRQISQHAHSEIIGMQPESNWITRAPSLKRKAILMAKVQDEAGHGLYLYSAAQTLGATRDGMTEALIAGKARYSSIFNYPTPTWADMGSIGWLVDGAAICNQVPLCRASYGPYGRAMVRICKEESFHQRQGFEILLELMQGTQAQRDMAQDSVNRWYWPALMMFGPPDDDSPNSAQSMEWKIKRFSNDELRQRFVGMLVPQAAVLGVTLPDPDLKWNEETQKYDLGEIDWTEFHEVLAGRGASNAQRLQRRRDAHDEGAWVREAAAAYARKQSARAEMVAS, encoded by the coding sequence ATGACAACCCCCGCAGGGCCGTATGCCCTTGCTCCGGATGCCTCCGCAGAGAGTGCGGCGCTGTCGCCCGACGAGCAGCAGTTCAATGATCTGATCGCGGCGGACTCGCGCATTGAACCTCGCGACTGGATGCCGGAGGCGTACCGTAAGTCACTCGTGCGGCAGATCTCCCAGCACGCGCACTCCGAGATCATCGGCATGCAGCCGGAGTCCAACTGGATCACGAGGGCTCCGAGCCTGAAGCGCAAGGCTATCCTGATGGCCAAGGTGCAGGACGAGGCCGGTCATGGTCTGTACCTGTACTCCGCCGCACAGACCCTGGGGGCTACCCGTGACGGCATGACCGAAGCCCTCATCGCTGGCAAGGCGCGTTACTCATCGATCTTCAACTACCCCACCCCCACCTGGGCCGACATGGGTTCCATCGGCTGGCTCGTCGACGGTGCCGCCATTTGCAACCAGGTGCCCCTCTGCCGCGCGAGCTATGGCCCGTATGGGCGAGCGATGGTGCGCATCTGCAAGGAAGAGTCGTTCCATCAGCGCCAGGGTTTCGAGATTCTGCTGGAGCTGATGCAGGGCACCCAGGCGCAGCGCGACATGGCGCAGGATTCGGTGAACCGCTGGTACTGGCCTGCGCTCATGATGTTCGGTCCGCCCGACGACGATTCGCCCAACTCCGCGCAGTCCATGGAGTGGAAGATCAAGCGGTTCTCCAACGACGAACTGCGCCAGCGTTTTGTTGGCATGCTGGTGCCTCAGGCTGCTGTGCTCGGTGTCACGTTGCCAGACCCCGACCTGAAGTGGAACGAAGAGACTCAGAAGTACGACCTCGGTGAGATTGACTGGACCGAGTTCCACGAAGTGCTCGCCGGCCGCGGCGCCAGCAACGCGCAGCGTCTGCAGCGAAGGCGTGACGCGCACGACGAGGGTGCCTGGGTGCGCGAGGCTGCCGCCGCGTACGCCCGTAAGCAGTCCGCACGAGCCGAAATGGTGGCCTCATGA
- the paaI gene encoding hydroxyphenylacetyl-CoA thioesterase PaaI yields MNTPSHLGNRAMMQRDRASAALGMVVEHSEPGSAIVSMLIRDDMLNGFDVAHGGMIFSLADTAFAIACNDDHHVTLAAGADITFLKPTTVGQTLTATAVLRTKSGRSGLYDVRVTDEHNVPVAEFRGRSRTTNLATPPRSHN; encoded by the coding sequence TTGAACACACCATCCCATCTGGGTAACCGCGCCATGATGCAGCGTGATCGCGCATCCGCTGCACTCGGCATGGTTGTGGAGCACAGTGAGCCCGGTAGCGCCATCGTGTCGATGCTCATTCGCGACGATATGCTCAACGGCTTCGATGTCGCTCACGGCGGCATGATCTTCTCCCTTGCTGATACGGCCTTCGCGATAGCCTGCAACGACGACCACCACGTCACTCTCGCAGCAGGCGCCGACATTACCTTTTTGAAGCCGACCACCGTCGGCCAGACACTCACCGCTACCGCCGTACTCCGGACCAAGAGCGGGCGCAGCGGACTGTACGATGTGCGCGTGACCGATGAGCACAACGTTCCTGTCGCGGAATTTCGTGGCCGCAGTCGCACTACCAACCTCGCAACACCCCCGCGCTCCCACAACTGA
- the paaK gene encoding phenylacetate--CoA ligase PaaK translates to MSLLTKTRLHAPSQNELDPEERMSRDEILALQLHRLQQTVRHAYANVPLYTRKFDAVGVHPDDIRTLDDVARLPFTTKEDLRQSYPFGMFAVPMDRVARIHTSSGTTGLPTVVGYTKEDLAIWARLVARSLRASGVRPGMKVHNAYGYGLFTGGLGAHAGIEALGAVAIPMSGGQTNKQVQMIRDFEPDVILSTPSYLLTITDAMVSAGLDPRRSSLKVGVLGAEPWTNQLRVELENRLDFDALDIYGLSEVMGPGVGNECIESKDGPHLWEDCFYPEIIDGETLAPLADGDTGELVFTSLTKQAFPVIRYRTRDLTRLLPGTARPGMRRMEKITGRNDDMIILRGVNLFPTQIEEIVLGIEHLSPHFVLELTRPGRMDELTVRIERHEHADGASSDTARAALIARIKDQIGSTVHVEIAEPGTLERSTGKLKRVYDLR, encoded by the coding sequence ATGTCACTGCTGACCAAGACCCGCCTGCACGCACCGTCCCAGAACGAACTCGATCCCGAAGAGCGCATGTCCCGCGACGAGATTCTTGCCCTTCAGCTTCACCGCCTGCAACAGACCGTTCGGCACGCCTACGCGAATGTGCCCCTGTACACGCGGAAGTTCGACGCCGTTGGCGTGCACCCCGACGATATTCGCACCCTCGACGACGTGGCGCGGCTGCCGTTCACCACCAAAGAGGACCTGCGCCAGAGCTACCCCTTTGGCATGTTCGCGGTCCCCATGGACCGAGTGGCACGCATCCACACGTCGTCCGGAACAACGGGCCTCCCCACCGTCGTGGGCTACACCAAAGAAGACCTCGCCATCTGGGCCCGGCTCGTGGCTCGGAGTCTGCGCGCCTCGGGCGTGCGTCCCGGCATGAAGGTGCACAACGCCTACGGGTACGGCCTCTTCACCGGTGGCCTCGGCGCCCACGCCGGTATCGAAGCCCTCGGCGCGGTTGCTATCCCCATGTCGGGTGGCCAAACCAACAAACAGGTGCAGATGATCAGGGACTTCGAGCCTGACGTCATTCTCTCCACACCCAGTTATCTGCTGACGATAACGGATGCCATGGTGTCAGCCGGCCTAGACCCTCGCCGCTCGAGCCTCAAGGTTGGGGTGCTCGGGGCGGAGCCCTGGACCAACCAGCTGCGGGTGGAACTCGAGAACCGTCTCGACTTCGATGCGCTGGACATTTACGGGCTCAGCGAAGTGATGGGCCCCGGTGTGGGAAATGAGTGCATCGAGTCCAAGGACGGTCCGCACCTCTGGGAAGACTGCTTTTATCCCGAAATCATCGACGGCGAAACACTGGCACCCCTCGCTGACGGCGACACCGGAGAGCTGGTGTTCACATCGCTCACCAAGCAGGCATTTCCGGTAATCCGATACCGCACCCGAGACCTCACGCGTTTGCTCCCCGGCACAGCCCGTCCCGGAATGCGCCGCATGGAGAAGATCACCGGCCGCAACGACGACATGATCATTTTGCGTGGCGTGAACCTCTTTCCCACTCAGATTGAAGAGATCGTGCTCGGTATCGAGCACCTCTCTCCTCACTTTGTGCTGGAGCTGACAAGGCCGGGACGGATGGACGAACTGACCGTCCGTATCGAACGTCACGAGCATGCCGACGGCGCTTCCTCCGACACTGCTCGAGCCGCACTTATCGCGCGGATTAAAGACCAAATCGGTTCCACCGTGCACGTGGAGATTGCAGAGCCCGGCACGCTGGAGCGCAGCACCGGCAAGCTGAAACGCGTCTACGACCTGCGGTGA
- a CDS encoding TetR/AcrR family transcriptional regulator: MSDLITAKRGRPGYDQRAILDIAVAAFNEYGYDATSMGVLAARLDLSKAAIYHHFASKEELLQLALDEALTALEGVLLEAGALEGSAIDRLAYVLRGAVQVLAAKLPSVTLLLRVRGNSQVERDALTRRRTFDRTVSALVLEARDDGSLRSDIDARVATRLLFGMVNSITEWYRPEGPEDAAHLADDVLTVALDGLRPRL, encoded by the coding sequence ATGTCAGATCTCATCACGGCCAAACGTGGACGCCCCGGTTACGATCAGCGCGCCATCCTCGACATTGCCGTTGCGGCCTTCAATGAGTATGGCTACGACGCCACGTCTATGGGGGTTTTGGCTGCACGCCTGGATCTCTCCAAGGCCGCGATCTACCACCACTTCGCGTCGAAAGAAGAGCTGCTGCAGCTTGCCCTCGACGAGGCACTGACCGCTTTGGAAGGCGTGCTGCTCGAGGCCGGCGCCCTCGAGGGTTCGGCAATTGACCGGCTCGCCTATGTGCTCCGTGGCGCCGTGCAGGTCCTGGCGGCGAAGCTCCCGTCGGTAACCCTGCTCCTGCGCGTGCGCGGTAATTCTCAAGTGGAGCGCGATGCCCTCACCCGGAGGCGCACCTTCGACCGCACGGTGTCTGCACTGGTGCTGGAGGCGCGCGACGACGGGTCACTCCGAAGCGACATCGACGCCCGTGTGGCCACACGCCTGCTCTTCGGCATGGTGAACTCCATCACGGAGTGGTATCGCCCCGAAGGGCCCGAAGACGCGGCGCACCTCGCCGACGACGTACTCACCGTGGCACTCGACGGCTTGCGCCCCCGCCTCTGA
- a CDS encoding protealysin inhibitor emfourin codes for MKLSVRRGGGFAGIVARTDLDSALLITADAAALAAEIERAGLRERSEPAAGIRWPDAQLYEISLTDEGRDYRYRCTDATIPDEVRALLIWIDARPERVESIEP; via the coding sequence ATGAAACTCAGCGTGCGGCGAGGTGGGGGTTTCGCCGGTATCGTCGCGCGCACCGATCTCGACAGTGCACTCCTCATCACAGCGGATGCCGCGGCGCTCGCCGCAGAAATCGAGCGCGCAGGCCTACGCGAACGTTCGGAGCCGGCCGCTGGCATCCGCTGGCCTGACGCGCAGCTGTATGAAATCTCCCTCACTGACGAGGGACGGGACTACCGCTATCGATGCACGGACGCCACGATCCCCGACGAAGTGCGTGCCCTCCTCATCTGGATCGACGCACGCCCGGAACGCGTGGAGTCCATCGAGCCCTAG
- a CDS encoding M4 family metallopeptidase, protein MLERNVHQDEPTAHVSSGLERRATCSIAPPDLLAWLAMQGTVSEREAVLSAIATSAAMRSRRAVLGHFSRELNQNIGLIGLVSLTEQGVSVYDNETNGRNFLPGVKKRAVGDPLATDPAVNEAFDGSSATASFFRDVLGRNSLDNAGMELVSSVHYGVGFDNAFWDGSQMVYGDGSGRIFQVGGLTRAIDVIAHELTHGVTEFTAGLVYSKQSGALNESFSDVFGTLVKQYGLGQTAANAEWLIGEGILVSKLGLALRSMKRPGTAFAGDRQPGHMDQYVDLPDDNNPANDNGGVHINSGIPNRAFYLAAMGLGGSAWEKAGKIWYSALTTKMGPHTQFAEAAQFTIDAAGELFGTDEQAVVRGAWTEVGVLS, encoded by the coding sequence ATGCTCGAGCGCAACGTGCATCAGGACGAGCCAACAGCTCATGTCAGCTCGGGGCTCGAACGCCGTGCCACCTGCAGCATCGCTCCGCCCGACCTCTTGGCGTGGCTGGCGATGCAGGGAACAGTGAGTGAGCGCGAGGCGGTCTTGTCGGCGATCGCTACCTCGGCGGCGATGCGATCTCGCCGAGCGGTGCTCGGTCACTTCAGTCGTGAACTCAATCAGAACATCGGACTTATCGGACTTGTCTCGCTCACCGAGCAGGGTGTCTCCGTGTATGACAACGAGACCAACGGGCGCAATTTCCTTCCCGGGGTCAAGAAACGTGCGGTGGGGGATCCGCTCGCGACCGATCCTGCCGTGAATGAGGCCTTTGACGGTAGTTCGGCCACCGCGAGCTTCTTTCGCGATGTGCTCGGTCGAAATTCGCTCGACAACGCCGGCATGGAACTGGTTTCCTCGGTGCATTACGGCGTGGGGTTCGACAATGCTTTTTGGGATGGCAGTCAAATGGTCTACGGCGATGGAAGCGGCCGCATCTTTCAGGTGGGCGGCCTCACTCGCGCGATCGACGTGATTGCGCACGAGCTCACCCACGGTGTCACTGAGTTCACCGCCGGCCTCGTGTACAGCAAGCAGTCCGGAGCGCTGAACGAATCCTTCTCCGACGTATTCGGTACCCTCGTGAAGCAGTACGGGCTCGGGCAGACGGCGGCGAATGCGGAGTGGTTGATTGGTGAGGGCATTCTGGTGAGCAAGCTCGGACTCGCCCTGCGCTCCATGAAGAGGCCCGGTACCGCGTTCGCAGGCGATCGTCAGCCCGGCCATATGGACCAGTACGTGGATTTACCCGATGACAATAATCCAGCCAATGATAATGGTGGTGTGCACATCAACTCGGGCATCCCCAATCGCGCTTTCTATCTCGCCGCCATGGGTCTCGGCGGTTCCGCGTGGGAAAAGGCCGGAAAGATTTGGTACAGCGCGCTGACCACAAAAATGGGTCCGCACACGCAGTTCGCCGAGGCCGCACAGTTTACGATCGATGCAGCCGGAGAACTTTTCGGAACCGACGAGCAAGCTGTTGTTCGCGGGGCGTGGACGGAGGTGGGAGTTCTGTCATGA
- a CDS encoding zinc metalloprotease: MADAVARDLPTTRYCATPDVYTKQLAEQPGFAEARLALDVESRQMVARGIFAAQTGITRIPVVVHVIWNNDDQNLSDEQVRSQIDVLNQDFRKTNPDISRLPEAFKALAEDAQVEFALATTDPNGADTDGITRTHTDTTSFSYDDAIKFDSSGGKDAWPADAYLNLWVGRLGGRLLGYAQFPGGAASTDGVVILNTAFGTVGTASSPFGLGRTATHEIGHWLNLNHIWGDEPGCVGTDKVEDTPNQADANTGKPEFPHVSCNNAPSGDLFVDYMDYVDDDVMVMFSAGQVARMQACLEGPRNTFEILTDSYVTEKNRHRGSGADTN, translated from the coding sequence ATGGCCGATGCTGTTGCACGCGACCTGCCCACAACGCGCTACTGCGCCACTCCCGACGTCTACACGAAGCAGCTGGCCGAGCAGCCGGGATTCGCGGAAGCCCGCCTCGCCCTGGACGTTGAGTCCCGGCAGATGGTGGCCCGCGGCATTTTCGCCGCTCAAACCGGTATTACGCGCATTCCCGTGGTCGTTCATGTGATCTGGAATAACGATGATCAGAATCTCTCCGACGAGCAGGTTCGGAGCCAGATTGACGTTCTCAATCAGGACTTCCGCAAGACGAACCCCGACATTTCCCGGCTCCCCGAAGCCTTCAAGGCTCTGGCCGAGGACGCTCAGGTGGAGTTCGCCCTCGCCACAACGGACCCGAACGGTGCGGACACCGACGGCATCACTCGCACGCATACGGACACCACATCGTTCAGTTACGACGACGCCATCAAGTTCGATTCGTCGGGCGGCAAGGACGCGTGGCCCGCGGACGCCTACCTGAACCTGTGGGTGGGTCGGCTGGGCGGCCGCCTACTCGGATATGCCCAATTCCCCGGAGGTGCGGCATCCACCGACGGTGTGGTCATTCTGAACACCGCCTTCGGCACCGTGGGAACGGCATCTTCTCCCTTTGGGCTGGGGCGCACCGCAACCCACGAAATCGGACACTGGCTCAATCTCAACCACATCTGGGGGGACGAACCCGGCTGCGTGGGAACTGACAAGGTGGAGGACACTCCGAACCAAGCCGATGCGAACACCGGGAAGCCCGAATTTCCCCATGTGTCCTGCAACAACGCGCCGAGCGGTGACCTGTTCGTGGACTACATGGACTACGTGGACGACGACGTCATGGTGATGTTTTCTGCTGGCCAAGTCGCTCGCATGCAGGCCTGCCTGGAGGGGCCGCGAAATACCTTCGAGATCCTGACGGACAGTTACGTCACCGAGAAGAACCGCCACCGTGGGTCGGGAGCCGATACAAACTGA
- a CDS encoding M28 family metallopeptidase, whose amino-acid sequence MYTYVIVPASVDLAAGRSARREPGLKWCRFGDRVIYWTTGVADSAAGRRVRTLGTAEQSSRGLPHLVVQSGNSFRENFPGIRVIVDCGRYLAVELSDDEVLAVSHGSGADYGVEPLPPNVTVVVEARHAGRRARTTDLALTVLADQVSATHLKDSLLTLTTFGTRHSLSEGYRQAGDWVTEVLRTLGYAVTRIAISVGTGSSFSIVADKPGRLGNPQLVLVTAHLDSINHADGPLAPAPGADDNASGSAGVLEIARILADRADDQDLRLVLFGGEEEGLLGSEQYVQGLSQRDRNRLLAVINMDMVGSLNSARPAVLLEGAPVSQGLIDELAASAHDYTTLAVDVSLHPFASDHVPFITAGLPAVLTIEGSDSANHNVHTRDDTLATINYSLLCDIIRMNLVTTAKLIGTKTSINDLERWRQSSMDLD is encoded by the coding sequence ATGTATACCTATGTCATTGTTCCCGCATCCGTTGATCTCGCTGCCGGGCGTTCGGCTCGGCGCGAACCGGGATTGAAGTGGTGTCGCTTTGGCGACCGGGTGATCTATTGGACAACCGGTGTCGCCGACTCTGCCGCCGGGCGTCGAGTGCGCACGCTGGGCACCGCGGAACAGTCGAGCCGGGGACTCCCCCACCTCGTGGTGCAGTCCGGCAATTCCTTTCGAGAAAATTTTCCCGGCATCCGCGTGATTGTCGACTGCGGTCGCTACCTGGCGGTCGAGCTCAGCGATGACGAGGTGCTGGCCGTTTCACACGGTTCCGGCGCAGACTACGGCGTTGAACCCCTCCCCCCGAACGTCACCGTTGTGGTCGAAGCGCGGCATGCCGGTCGACGCGCGCGAACCACTGACCTCGCACTGACCGTGCTCGCCGATCAGGTCTCCGCGACGCACCTTAAGGATTCCCTCCTCACACTCACCACATTCGGCACCCGACACTCTCTCAGTGAGGGGTACCGGCAGGCTGGAGACTGGGTCACGGAGGTGCTTCGAACCCTCGGATATGCGGTGACCCGAATCGCGATCAGCGTCGGGACGGGATCAAGTTTCTCGATCGTCGCCGACAAACCGGGCAGGCTGGGGAACCCCCAGCTCGTTCTGGTGACGGCACATCTCGACTCCATTAACCACGCGGACGGCCCGCTTGCCCCAGCCCCCGGAGCAGATGACAACGCTAGCGGGAGTGCCGGAGTGTTGGAGATCGCCCGAATTCTCGCCGACCGAGCGGATGATCAGGATCTGCGCCTGGTGCTCTTTGGCGGGGAGGAGGAGGGCCTGTTGGGGAGTGAGCAGTATGTTCAGGGCCTCAGTCAACGTGATCGCAACCGCCTGCTGGCGGTCATCAATATGGACATGGTCGGAAGCCTCAACTCGGCGAGACCCGCCGTGCTGCTCGAGGGTGCTCCCGTGTCGCAGGGACTCATTGATGAGCTTGCGGCCAGCGCGCACGACTACACAACGCTCGCCGTTGACGTCTCTCTCCACCCGTTTGCGAGCGACCACGTACCGTTTATCACTGCCGGGCTACCCGCCGTGCTCACCATTGAGGGTTCGGACTCCGCGAACCACAACGTTCACACTCGCGACGACACGCTCGCAACAATCAATTACTCACTGCTCTGCGACATCATCCGGATGAACCTCGTGACGACGGCAAAGTTGATCGGCACGAAGACGTCCATCAACGATCTGGAACGGTGGCGTCAATCCTCGATGGATCTCGACTGA
- the fdhA gene encoding formaldehyde dehydrogenase, glutathione-independent: MTANRAVAYKSPGEVQVIDIDYPTFELKDGPGVNPANVGRKVPHGVILRTVTTNICGSDQHMVRGRTTAPMDLVLGHEITGEVVECGPDVEFIKVGDIVSVPFNISCGRCRNCKERKTGICLNVNPDRPGSAYGYVDMGGWVGGQAEYVLVPYADWNLLKFPDRDQALEKIMDLTMLSDIFPTGFHGAYSAGVGVGSTVYVAGAGPVGLAAAVSAQLLGAAVVIVGDMNAERLAQARSFGCETIDLTKGEPGEQIEQILGVPEVDAGVDAVGFEARGHGKDADHEAPATVLNSLMTITAAGGALGIPGLYVTGDPGAKEKSAQVGSLSIRLGLGWAKSLSFTTGQTPVMKYNRQLMMAILHDKVQIAKAVNAKAISLEDAPRGYAEFDAGAATKYVLNPNGYVKN, encoded by the coding sequence ATGACGGCCAACAGAGCAGTTGCCTACAAGAGCCCGGGCGAAGTCCAGGTAATCGACATCGACTATCCCACGTTTGAATTGAAAGACGGTCCCGGCGTCAACCCGGCTAACGTCGGCCGCAAGGTGCCGCACGGAGTCATCCTTCGCACGGTGACGACCAACATCTGTGGTTCGGACCAGCACATGGTGCGCGGGCGCACCACAGCCCCGATGGACCTCGTTCTCGGCCATGAGATCACCGGCGAAGTGGTGGAGTGCGGCCCCGACGTCGAGTTCATCAAGGTCGGCGACATCGTTTCGGTCCCGTTCAATATTTCCTGTGGACGCTGTCGTAACTGCAAGGAGCGCAAGACCGGTATTTGCTTGAACGTGAACCCGGACCGTCCGGGAAGCGCCTACGGCTATGTGGACATGGGCGGCTGGGTCGGCGGTCAGGCCGAGTACGTTCTCGTGCCCTACGCCGACTGGAACCTGCTCAAGTTCCCGGACCGGGACCAGGCGCTGGAGAAGATCATGGACCTCACCATGCTCTCCGACATCTTCCCCACCGGTTTCCACGGTGCGTACTCGGCCGGTGTGGGCGTCGGATCGACTGTCTATGTGGCCGGAGCCGGACCGGTTGGCCTCGCGGCCGCCGTCTCGGCGCAGCTGCTGGGTGCAGCGGTCGTGATTGTCGGCGACATGAACGCCGAGCGTCTCGCGCAGGCCCGCAGCTTCGGTTGTGAGACGATCGACCTCACCAAGGGCGAGCCGGGCGAGCAGATTGAACAGATCCTCGGTGTACCCGAAGTGGATGCCGGTGTCGACGCGGTCGGATTCGAAGCCCGCGGTCACGGCAAGGACGCCGATCACGAGGCCCCGGCCACCGTGCTCAACTCCCTGATGACCATCACCGCCGCTGGTGGTGCCCTCGGTATCCCGGGACTTTATGTCACGGGAGATCCGGGCGCCAAGGAAAAGTCCGCGCAGGTCGGCTCGCTGTCGATCCGGCTCGGGCTTGGCTGGGCAAAGTCGTTGTCGTTCACGACCGGCCAGACCCCGGTCATGAAGTACAACCGCCAGCTCATGATGGCGATCCTGCACGACAAGGTACAGATCGCCAAGGCCGTTAACGCCAAGGCCATCAGCCTCGAGGACGCCCCGCGTGGATACGCCGAATTCGACGCAGGCGCAGCCACAAAGTATGTGTTGAACCCGAACGGCTATGTAAAGAACTAA
- the paaZ gene encoding phenylacetic acid degradation bifunctional protein PaaZ — protein MTQILPSYVNGVWFVPTDDSAASAAIDVRDASTGEVVARVSTAGLDLAAALEYARTVGQASLGALTFHQRALLLKQMALVLTERKKELYALSSRTGATKIDSMVDIDGGIGVLFTYSSKGRRELPNATVYVDGPVELLSKDGSFLARHIYSRLPGVAVQINAFNFPVWGALEKFAPAFLAGVPTLVKPATPSGYLAEAFVRILVESGLLPEGALQLVSGSVPTLFDDVRLGDLVAFTGSASTADKLRSSDSVQTGGVRFTNETDSINASVLGTDATAGTPEFDAFVKQVVTEMTVKAGQKCTAIRRVIVPRTAMGDVIDAVQQRITQRIVLGDPRADGVTMGPLASTEQRAEVLRQVARLQAAGGTLVIGSTDAPAIVHANGTTASAPDGAFVAPMLLRFDVAADAVHEVEAFGPVSSVLGYDTLEEAIALVRRGGGSLVTSIATHDPEVAVALMTGISAFNGRVLVLDRDDARTSTGHGSPVPQLVHGGPGRAGGGEELGGIRAVLHHMQRTAIQGSPDMLTAITGIWHQGATARAGDTHPFRKSLAELRLGDQIVSGSRTVTLDDIEHFAEFTGDTFYAHMNEEAAAANPFFPGRVAHGYLLVSWAAGLFVDPAPGPVLANYGLENLRFVTPVSPGDSIRVALTAKQITPRETDEYGEVRWDAQLTNQNDETVASYDVLTLVAKHA, from the coding sequence ATGACACAGATTCTGCCCAGCTACGTGAACGGAGTCTGGTTTGTTCCCACCGACGATTCTGCGGCATCCGCTGCAATCGACGTGCGTGACGCCTCGACTGGCGAGGTTGTCGCCCGCGTGAGTACGGCGGGCCTCGACCTCGCGGCCGCGCTGGAGTATGCCCGCACGGTGGGGCAGGCTTCGCTCGGCGCCCTCACGTTTCACCAGCGGGCGCTGTTGCTCAAGCAGATGGCGCTGGTGCTGACCGAGCGCAAAAAAGAGCTGTACGCGCTCTCGAGCCGCACCGGGGCGACGAAGATCGACTCGATGGTGGACATCGATGGCGGCATCGGCGTGCTCTTCACCTACTCGTCCAAGGGGCGCCGCGAGTTGCCCAACGCCACGGTCTATGTGGACGGCCCCGTGGAACTGCTCTCGAAAGACGGATCCTTTCTAGCTCGGCACATTTACTCGCGCCTGCCGGGCGTGGCCGTGCAGATCAATGCGTTCAACTTTCCGGTGTGGGGAGCCCTCGAAAAGTTCGCCCCGGCATTCCTCGCCGGAGTGCCCACGCTCGTGAAGCCCGCCACGCCGTCCGGATATCTGGCCGAAGCCTTCGTGCGCATTCTGGTCGAGTCCGGTCTGCTTCCCGAGGGCGCCTTGCAACTCGTCTCGGGAAGCGTGCCCACCCTCTTTGACGATGTGCGGCTCGGCGACCTGGTGGCCTTCACCGGGTCGGCATCCACGGCGGACAAGCTGCGCTCGAGCGACTCCGTGCAAACCGGTGGCGTGCGGTTCACGAACGAGACCGACTCCATCAATGCCTCGGTGCTCGGCACCGACGCCACGGCCGGAACACCCGAGTTCGACGCCTTCGTCAAGCAGGTCGTCACCGAGATGACGGTGAAGGCCGGTCAGAAATGCACCGCTATCCGCCGGGTGATCGTGCCCCGCACCGCCATGGGCGACGTGATCGACGCCGTGCAGCAGCGCATCACGCAGCGCATCGTGCTGGGTGACCCGCGCGCCGACGGCGTCACCATGGGTCCGCTCGCCTCCACCGAGCAGCGCGCCGAGGTGCTCCGTCAGGTGGCGCGGCTGCAGGCGGCCGGCGGTACGCTCGTGATCGGCTCCACGGATGCCCCCGCCATCGTGCACGCCAATGGCACCACCGCGTCCGCCCCCGACGGCGCCTTTGTGGCTCCGATGCTGCTGCGTTTTGACGTGGCAGCGGATGCCGTGCACGAGGTCGAGGCGTTTGGCCCGGTCTCGAGCGTGCTCGGTTACGACACCCTCGAGGAGGCCATTGCCCTGGTTCGTCGCGGCGGGGGATCGCTCGTGACGAGCATTGCAACCCACGACCCGGAGGTGGCCGTGGCGCTGATGACCGGTATCTCGGCCTTCAACGGGCGCGTTCTGGTGCTGGACCGCGATGACGCCCGCACATCCACCGGTCACGGCTCGCCGGTTCCGCAGCTCGTGCACGGCGGCCCCGGTCGGGCCGGCGGTGGCGAGGAACTGGGCGGTATTCGCGCCGTGCTGCACCACATGCAGCGCACCGCCATTCAGGGTTCCCCGGACATGCTCACCGCCATCACGGGCATCTGGCATCAGGGGGCCACGGCCCGGGCCGGCGACACGCATCCGTTTCGAAAGAGTCTGGCGGAACTGCGGCTCGGCGACCAGATCGTGTCGGGTTCGCGTACCGTCACCCTCGACGACATTGAGCACTTCGCCGAGTTCACCGGCGACACGTTTTATGCGCACATGAATGAAGAGGCTGCCGCCGCGAACCCGTTCTTCCCGGGGCGGGTCGCGCACGGGTATCTGCTCGTGTCGTGGGCGGCTGGGCTCTTCGTTGACCCGGCGCCGGGCCCTGTTCTGGCCAATTACGGCCTCGAAAACCTGCGCTTTGTCACCCCGGTGTCGCCGGGTGACAGCATCCGCGTGGCGCTCACGGCGAAGCAGATCACCCCGCGCGAGACCGACGAGTACGGCGAGGTGCGCTGGGATGCGCAGCTCACCAACCAGAACGACGAGACGGTCGCCTCCTACGACGTGCTCACCCTGGTGGCCAAGCACGCCTAG